The sequence GGGGCTCAAGGCATCTCAGGAACCAAGGgagacaaggtgtgtgtgtgcgcttgtgtgtgtctgtgtgaaaaaTACCCTTAATCTTTGTGTGTACCTGTGAGTAAAATATATGTGTGTGCTCTTGCATCTGTGAGTTTACGGATGTGTCTGTATCGAGACATATTGTTTGTYTGTGTCCGtgcgagtgcatgtgtgtgttcgtttTAATGTTGAACGTCGAAGCCACAATGAGGATGCATTCCTGTCGATATCATACACATGTGATCATGCAGTTACCCAAATGGCCTGTTGGTGGCAGTGCTGACTCACAAATCCTCCAGCCTCATAAAGATGCTGCCGTTGTCCCACACAGAGCCGTAGCAATATAAATGATAGTACTAGAGTCGTCATCTCCCATGTCTTTAGATGGAACTACATCTTTCTTACTGTGTCTCCTGCAGTCCTTAGCTGGATCAATATATTGGCCTTGCTCtttattataatgtattatgtaTTTGACTGTATTTACTGTGTGACTCATTTTTCTTTACACAGGGATTCCAAGGAAAAGTTGGGGCGAAGGGAGACTTTGTGAGTAGCAGTAAGCCTGTGATTTAAACCAATGCCATAGCCGCATAATGAAGTATCCAAAATGACTCCTGTATGATGCAATTGAAATAGGCTTTGTAATAGcaatttgtaataaaaaaaatctttgtaaTAGCCGatgatcaatatatatattttttctcactctctcgtcTTTCAGGGTGATCCTGGTGTAGAAGGCTTGgctggggagaaaggagagaaggtgaGTGGCTTTATCAGGATGGCAcgggggagaaaagggggatgcCATAAAGGGGGATGCCACATTCTGGAAGAGGAAGGTTTGAGTCTAAGGGGAAACTTCTACCTTCCTAACTGTATTACACAGTTAGGATTTCAGACtgacctttctgtctgtctgtctgtctgtctgtctgtctgtctgtctgtctgtctgtctgtctgtctgtctgtctgtctgtctgtcctcctccgGCAGGGTTTTGGTGGTGAGCCTGGACCCAAAGGACAGGTAAGAACATCACTGGGGTTACTCCCAATCGCACTTCATTCATAGTAGATGGAAGCTAGTCGAAGCTAGTTGAAGCTAGTCAAAGCTAGTCGAAGCTAGTCAAAAAACGAATCGAAGCTGGTTGAAGCTAGTCAAAGCTAATATAAGCAACTTGAAACTAGCTGAATCTATTCAAAGCTAGTGGAAGCCTGTTGAAGATAGTCAAATCTAGTAAATGCTAGTTGAAGCTAGTTAAAGCTAGTTGAGGCTAGTCGAAGCTAGTTGATGCTATTTGAAGCTAGTAAATGCTAGTAGAAGATAGTTGAAGCTAGTCTAAGCTATTTGAAACTAGTAGAATTTAGTTGAACCTACTCTAAGGTAGTTGAAGCTAGTTAATGCTAATCTATCAAACAGTGGTGTCACTTTGGGTCTCATCTGCCACTCTTTCCTCCACAGCAAGGAGtgaggggagagacagggttCAATGGCCCCACAGGAGACTCAGGCAAACCAGGAGACCAGGGACCAGGAGGACTGCCTGGGCCTCGCGGCCTCAATGGGGAGAGAGGAGTACCAGGCATGCCAGGCATTGTGGGGGCAGCAGTGAGTCCTAAACAGCTTTGACATAACAGCACAGATTAGTGAGATAGTGGTATAATTACCCTCAATAGAGAATGCTAGTGACTGACTAACTGATTGCTTGATGactggttggttttttctttcctctcctctacatTCCTTTCCTCCATCTTACATCTACTATCCTACcatccatctttccctctctctccctctccttgctcCTCTACAGGGACGGGATGCATCAGACCAGCACATCATTGAGGTGGTTCTGAAGATGCTGCAAGGTAAGAGGTCACAACATTATAAATCTACTGAGTCTACTGTATCCAGGTAAAACATTGACTGTATACGTACTATAGCTAATATACATCCTCTATCCTCCTCATCCAGAGCGTCTGGCGGCTGTAGCGGTGAGCGCTAAGCGTGCCGTACTGGGTGGAGCRGGTGTCATGGGTCCCCCTGGTCCTCCTGGACCCCCAGGAGCTCCCGGTGCTCAGGGCCCACATGGCCTCACCGGCGCCCGCGGCATCCCTGGCATGTTTGGAGCCTCCGGACAGATCGGCAACACCGGACTGAAAGGTAGAAACTGAAATTGGTGACTTTCCAGATAAAAAGAGACACTGATCACTCAAAGAGTAATATAACAGATTAATACCACTggcccctctccatccctccatccctccatggctccatctttctctctttcaggaAAGAGAGGAGCGAAGGGAGACAGAGGAAATCCTGGTAAACCACATGCTGGCCAGCCAGGGCCCCCAGGGATACCAGGTGAGACCCCaggagcaccacacacacacacacacacacacacacacacacacacacacacacacacacacacacacacacacaacacacacacacacacacacacacacacacacacacaacacacaccacacacaacacacactcagccGTGACGTCCTGTACACACTATCAGTTGCTGTAAAGTGTGCAGTGATACGATAAGACGCATGGGGTGTGAGTAGCTCTATTTCGTACCAACAAAActgtggttatacagtatgtaagactgtgttatacagtatgtagagacTTGTGTATAACAGTATGTAGAAACTTgcttatacagtatgtaaaactgtcgttatacagtatgtagagactgtgtatacagtatgtaagaaCTGTCgttatacagtatgtagaactgtggttatacagtatgtaagactggttatacagtatgtagagactgtggttatacagtatgtagcaaactgtgttatacagtatgtagaactgtggttatacagtatgtagaaaTGTGGTATACAGTATGCAGAACTGTGTCGTACAGTATGTAAAGCTGTGGTCATACAGTAGTAGAGActgtggttatacagtatgtagagaactgtgttatacagtatgtagaaactgtggttatacagtatgtagaacTGTGGTTATACAAATGTTACTAAGACTGTGGTTAACAGTATGTAGAActgtggttatacagtatgtagagacTGTTTATACAGATGTTAGAACTGTGTTAATATCAGTATGTAGAACTTGTATAATATGTAGAAACTGTGTTATACAGTATAAGAAGCTgtgttgtatacagtatgtagagaaTTTATACAGTTGTAAGGTATACAGTTTAAGACTTGGTTATACAGTATGTAAGAACTGTGTTATTACAGTATGTAGAACTGTGGTTATACGTATGTAGAAACTgtggtatacagtatgtaaaactGTGGTTATACAGTAATGTTAGAAACGTGGTTATACAGATGTATAAACTGTGTTATACAGATGTAGAActgtggttatacagtatgtagagacTGTGGTTATACAGTTATGTAGAAACTGTGTTATACAAGTATTTAGAAActgtggttatacagtatgtagaaactgtggttatacagtatgtagagactgtggttatacagtatgtagagactgtggttatacagtatgtagaatCCAGAGAACAAAGCTTAAATTAAGCCTCTTAAAATTGCTTAATCAATATATCCCCAGCAACTGTAAGAGAGTGAGCAGTCAGTTATGTACGACAGCGAACCAATCAGTTGATAAAGCGGCTCGGCTGCACAAATCCAACAAGCCATGGCTTCCCCCAGAGGAAAAGATCAGGAGCAACTTGGAGACGCAAACAAGAGTAATTAACACCGAAAGGATTTCCAGGAAAACAAAGCTAAAATACTCTCAATgctcaccaaaacaaacaaactgctacaatctgttttttaaaaagtaGATTCGCTCGAAAGAAAYTAGAGGCTATTGTGTCAGACATGCACATACAAGGTGTGCGCATGAACGAACAAGACAACAACATTTGCCATTTGAAAACTAGAAGTTGAATTGGACCAGCAAGAAAACAGAATGAGATGGAACAACATGAGCATATTGAATACAGGAACAGGTATGGAAGAAAATGCAAAGGATGGAATGAATCAGTGCCAACGAAGCCCTAAACAAGCTGCAAGAAACCTTTCCAGTTGGAGGAGGAGACCCCAATGCACTGAGGACAAAGCATGACAAATATATCATCACAGTGATGCCTAAGACCAGCTTATCGTAAATTGAGACAatattctttccctctctccccaatgCAATCTATACTCTACTTTCCCCAAGTAACTGTTCTTCTCTGTGAAGTAACGATAGAAGTAGCCAATGCCAATTGGCTACATGGAAACTGAAAGACAGTACAAAGGGGGAAAtatagcatgtactgtatgtcaatcaCTGTTCTATGGATGTGTGGGTgtggaaaaaatacccaattgtcatacttgagtaaaagtaaagataccttaacagaaaatgactcaagtaaaagtgagtcacccagtaaaatactacttgagtaaaagtctaaaagtatttggttttaaatatacttaagtatcacaagtaaatgtaattgctaaaatatacttaagtatcaattgtaaaagtaaaattataaataattttWaattccttatattaagcaaaccagatggcaccagttttgtgttttattcatttacggatagccaggggcacattccaacactcagccataattttaaaacaaataatttgtgtttagtaagtccgccAGATCTATACAATAACAATAACTATGTATTCATACTATGACTTTTSCATATCCATCGGATGCCAAACGCCCTCATATGACGTGTCTGCTAAAAGGTTTTATCTGGTTCTTCAATGACGGACAYAACAGACGAGGTTAACTCTGATTCTATAAGGCTAACAAAATCAAAATGATTACATGGAATGTGTAAAAAAAAGCACAAGGTTCTTGAACATTTAAAAAGATTGTCAGGCGATGTGGTTTTCCTGCAAGCTCTACACTTCAAAAAAggagaaatgtaatatttaaagaGAAGCTGGGTTGGAAAGgtctatgctgccacctactgtagtaacaTCAGAAGTCTAGGCATCCTGATAAACAAGAATACACACTTTAATCCCGGCACACGGACCAAGAGGTACGTTTTCTAATTTTSAATTGTTCCTTACATGGGGAAGAATAGACATTACTTTCATTGTATATCCCCCAGTGGCAAACCTAATGTTTTTAATAGAATTGAAGctacagtgcactcggaaagtattcagacccgttgactttttccacattttgtttcattacagccttattctaKAAttgattaaattacttttttctTCATCYATCTACACACAATGRCCTATAATGACAACGCCAAAAAATGTCTGKcacattgaaggtccccaagaacacagttgcctccatcattcttaaatggaagaagtttggaaccaccaagactcttcctagagctggccgcccggccaaactgggcaatcgggggagaagggccttggttagggaggtgaccaagaacccgattgtaactctgacagagctctagagttccactgtggagatgggagaaccttctaaaaggacaaccatcctgcagctccaccaatcaggccttatggtagagtggccagacggaagccagtccttcagtaaaaggcacatacagcccactggagtttgcaaaaaagcGCACCTAAGAGACTCgagaccatgagaaaacaagattctctggtcgatGAAAACcaaattgagctctttggccgTAATTGCCaatgccacgtctggaggaaacctggccacCATCCCACCAGTGAGATGGTGGTGGCACACATCttgggggatgttttcagcggagGGACCTGGAAACATGAATGGACGCAAagttacagagagatcctggGATTGAAAAAACGCTCCAGCGCTCAGGGCTCAGACTGGGTgaagggttcaccttccaataggacaacaccgaagcacacagccaagacaacgcaggatggcttcggaacaagtcctGTGACGTCCTAGGGCCCAGccgagcccagacttgaacccaattgacaCTCTGGGAGacctaaaatagctgtgcagcaatgctccccatccaaccgacaGACCTGGAGAGATCTGCATGAGAAACAATGGGAGAAAACTCCCCAAAATACAGTGTGCCAAGCTGTGATACATAAACCCAAGAAGCTTCAGGCTGTATCGCTGCcaacaggtgcttcaacaaagaaaaGTAAACTGAAGTATAAAGGgttagaatactatagtaaatgttatatttccagttttgtttctgtttttttgcaAAATTTCCTGGAAAAACTGTTTTTCTTTTCACTATGGGTATGTGTGTGAATTAACGAGTGGAAATGATTTttaattcaattttagaataaggctgtaacgtaacaaaatgtgaaaaaagtcaagaggtctgaatactttctgaatgcactgtatcaaacCCAGACAGGAACTATTATTTTAGCAGMTGACCTGAATCAAGCATTCAGCCAATTAGACAGGCATAGcaataaaaaacaaatggaaattcAAGGAACCTCCAAAGAGGCTGAATATTttcattactacaaatattttaCAGGCACCTGGAGATTATTATCCCCAAAAGACTACTCTTTACTTCCTCAACGTTTGAAAAGCTCTTCAAGTTTTTTATTCCAYAAATGCTCACAACAATATACTGGGTTCTAAAATCCATGATACAGTGATATCGGATCATTCTCCTGTATCATGCTTAATTACACTAACAGAAAATGCACTTATAGTGAGAGAATAATTATGGTCAATGAACAGAGCGCATCTTTATTAAGGGtcgaaatgtattaaatacgttaaaaaaaaactttaccataacaaatgTAGACATACAGCACAGAGAAAAGCCGTCCCCCGACATCATTTGGAATGCTTTTAAGGAGTACTTTAGGGGAACGATAACTCTCATActcagaaaatacagaaattcaATCTGAGTTAGTAATTCATTTTTCTTAGATTTTCTTTTCTATCTTAGAAAAAGCCAATAAAAAATCTTTACTAGGTAAAAAAGAAAATGACATTTCTGAACTTAAGCAGGAATATAATATTTTACTTTTGAAGAGCCAAKAactacaggttaaactcaaataaagcatactATTTTGCATAAAGCATAAATTGAAAtcacacaaaaataaatattagACACTGTTAAGCCATTCGGGCGGAGAAATGCACCAGGGAAGAACAGCTTTCACATAGAATTGTATTTTAGATTCTGGGACAAAGTGGTGCCCCAATTTATMCCAATGACACCAAACGTCACTCAATGCTAATGCTTCCGAGTTCCATCTATCAAACTTTTATTTCAGTCATATTAAACCAGGAAAATCTGYAGAGTCCCCTGCAGATTACAGACCCATACATTTTATAAAGTgagacaataaaataataacaaaactcAAAAGCATCAAAATGGCAAAAATCTTACCAGACTTGATARATATTAATCAAACAggtttttattaaaaatagacacaaacaaacacaagaacatgtttcagaataatacaaaacacacaaaaaagatGTTGATTTGtcaataatggctgttgatgATGAAAAGGCTGTTGACCGTCTAAGGGCCTTTCTATTTAGACCTTTGGAAGCATTCAACTTTCCagctaaaataatacatttaatacaaATATTATATAAAAGTCATTAAGCWAAAATATGCACAAATAATAcattacctgatgaaattgctttaaAAAGGGGCACAGGACAGGTGTCCTATCTCCCCCTCCTGTTTTCACTGGCAATTGAACTACTGTCAGAAAGAATTAGACAGCACACAAACGTAASAGGTATTGATAAACATGAATATAAATTAAACTGATTTGACGATGATCTCCTGATATACTGTACCTGACTAATATTGAAACTCAATGCTGCCTTTGTTAAAAACTTTTTGGGGATACTCTAAAGTCCGAGGATataaaatgaaagtggaaaaaactgaaataatggcaataggaaaaataaataMAATAACTCAtgatctacagcaatcctttaagtggaccaaaaaaatataaaatacttatgatgcttaataagtgacaaaaaacaacaaatatataaagataactttatccCA is a genomic window of Salvelinus sp. IW2-2015 unplaced genomic scaffold, ASM291031v2 Un_scaffold2768, whole genome shotgun sequence containing:
- the LOC112074700 gene encoding collagen alpha-2(IX) chain-like; this encodes MRGPMGVPGAQGISGTKGDKGFQGKVGAKGDFGDPGVEGLAGEKGEKGFGGEPGPKGQQGVRGETGFNGPTGDSGKPGDQGPGGLPGPRGLNGERGVPGMPGIVGAAGRDASDQHIIEVVLKMLQERLAAVAVSAKRAVLGGAGVMGPPGPPGPPGAPGAQGPHGLTGARGIPGMFGASGQIGNTGLKGKRGAKGDRGNPGKPHAGQPGPPGIPGPPGIDGVARNGKPGERGPQGSAGEAGRPGKAGPTGLPGFCEAAACLAASAYTSPRLQDSARVKGPGV